The proteins below are encoded in one region of Acidimicrobiales bacterium:
- a CDS encoding SDR family NAD(P)-dependent oxidoreductase — translation MNRPTADPSAGPVLVTGAASGIGRATALAFAQAGAPVLAVDIDEAGAQATAGDCARTGPWADAFGVDVANREAVAELAEKVHAVHGPLEVLVNNAGVGMSGRFLDMEPADWEWILGINMMGVIHGCQAFGPAMVARGRGHVVNLASALAYTPTANESAYVTSKAAVLAFSRCLRADWYRHGVGVSVICPGIVNTSIISRARFRGADPAEVRRLATMFRRRNFPPSRVATAILAAVEHDRAMVAVSPEAKLGWALNRLVPVAVSDRLARVGTGRR, via the coding sequence GTGAACAGACCGACAGCGGATCCCTCCGCCGGGCCCGTCCTCGTGACGGGGGCCGCCAGCGGCATCGGGCGAGCGACGGCGCTCGCCTTCGCCCAGGCGGGCGCGCCCGTCCTGGCTGTGGACATCGATGAAGCCGGGGCCCAGGCCACGGCCGGCGACTGCGCCCGGACGGGGCCCTGGGCGGACGCCTTCGGAGTTGACGTAGCCAACCGTGAGGCCGTGGCCGAGCTGGCGGAGAAGGTCCACGCCGTCCACGGGCCGTTGGAGGTGCTGGTCAACAACGCCGGCGTCGGGATGTCGGGCCGTTTCCTCGACATGGAGCCGGCCGACTGGGAGTGGATCCTCGGGATCAACATGATGGGGGTCATCCACGGGTGCCAGGCCTTTGGGCCCGCCATGGTGGCCCGCGGCCGGGGACACGTCGTCAACCTGGCGTCGGCCCTCGCCTACACCCCCACGGCCAACGAGAGCGCCTACGTGACCAGCAAGGCGGCCGTCCTGGCGTTCTCGCGTTGCCTTCGGGCCGACTGGTACCGCCACGGGGTCGGTGTGTCGGTCATCTGCCCGGGGATCGTCAACACCTCGATCATCTCCCGAGCCCGGTTCCGGGGGGCCGATCCCGCCGAGGTGCGCCGCCTGGCCACGATGTTCCGACGACGGAACTTCCCGCCCTCGAGGGTGGCCACCGCAATCCTCGCCGCCGTCGAGCACGACCGCGCCATGGTCGCTGTCTCGCCCGAGGCCAAGCTGGGGTGGGCGCTGAACCGGCTCGTGCCGGTTGCGGTGTCGGATCGGCTCGCTCGGGTGGGCACCGGGCGGCGCTGA